The following coding sequences lie in one Allochromatium vinosum DSM 180 genomic window:
- a CDS encoding AAA family ATPase, with protein MIVTRLKLKNWRNFREVDVPLGPRAYVIGANAAGKSNLLDVFRFLRALAQADGGGLQKAVKERGGLGKLRSLHARKDSELRIEVELSESSQDDAPVWVYHLAFNSDGKPAQRAIVTEERVEHNGELILSRPDDSDRTDPERLTQTHLEQINNNAGFRAIVEFFAATTYLHLVPQLLKYGGEISNRVLENDPFGQGLMQRIAKTAKRTRDARLKRIERALGQAVPLFSELRFEQDKVTGLWHLEANFKHWRPHGAWQQEDQLSDGTLRLIGLLWALLESEGLLLLEEPELSLNDGIVQHIPLLIDRVLRDRKKRQSTVQVFISTHSEMLLSKITDADSLLLIEAGSAGSTVRQPDSDERRAMDHELNAAEVLLPKTSPAGLEQLGLFG; from the coding sequence ATGATCGTGACCCGACTCAAGCTCAAAAACTGGCGTAATTTCCGCGAGGTCGATGTACCGCTCGGGCCGCGCGCCTATGTCATCGGCGCCAATGCGGCCGGCAAATCGAATCTGCTCGACGTCTTTCGCTTTCTGCGCGCCCTGGCTCAAGCCGATGGCGGTGGTTTACAGAAAGCCGTCAAGGAACGGGGCGGACTCGGCAAGTTGCGTAGTCTGCACGCGCGCAAGGATTCCGAGCTGCGCATCGAGGTCGAACTGTCCGAATCCAGTCAGGATGACGCGCCAGTCTGGGTCTATCACCTTGCGTTCAACTCCGATGGCAAGCCCGCGCAACGGGCAATCGTGACCGAAGAGCGCGTGGAACATAACGGTGAACTCATCCTGAGCCGGCCTGATGACTCCGATCGAACAGATCCGGAACGCCTGACCCAGACGCACCTGGAGCAGATCAACAACAACGCCGGATTTCGTGCCATCGTCGAGTTCTTCGCCGCGACCACCTATCTGCATCTGGTTCCGCAGCTACTCAAATACGGTGGCGAGATCAGTAACCGCGTACTCGAAAACGATCCCTTCGGCCAGGGATTGATGCAGCGTATCGCCAAGACGGCGAAACGTACCCGCGACGCACGCCTGAAACGCATCGAGCGCGCCTTGGGGCAAGCCGTGCCGCTGTTCTCCGAGTTGCGCTTCGAGCAGGACAAGGTGACAGGACTCTGGCATCTGGAAGCCAACTTCAAACATTGGCGTCCGCACGGCGCCTGGCAGCAGGAGGATCAGCTATCCGATGGCACCCTGCGCCTGATCGGTCTGCTCTGGGCCTTGCTGGAGAGTGAAGGACTGTTGCTGCTGGAAGAACCTGAGCTGTCGTTGAACGATGGCATCGTCCAGCACATCCCGCTCTTGATCGACCGCGTCCTGCGCGACCGCAAAAAACGCCAGTCGACGGTTCAGGTGTTCATCAGTACGCACAGCGAAATGTTGCTGTCCAAGATCACCGATGCCGACAGTCTCCTGCTGATCGAGGCAGGGAGCGCCGGCTCAACCGTGCGCCAGCCTGATAGTGATGAGCGGCGTGCCATGGATCATGAACTCAACGCCGCCGAAGTGCTGTTACCCAAAACGAGTCCGGCCGGACTGGAGCAATTGGGATTGTTCGGATGA
- a CDS encoding BPTD_3080 family restriction endonuclease yields MAEATDARPSLIINSPFERPTHHWRRAGDSRLELIAGRRSAGYEIFDTRNNTVRTVDLELVNRIRERLDNWRAADYPGVTAITRQLLEHWRDPDSSRSNALYFCQLEAIETLIWHVEAAAEFKQGLAIPGDGGPWERLCNKMATGTGKTTVMAMIIVWQVLNALTYPKRRRDFSHAVFIVTPGLTVKERLQVLRPGHPDNYYDAFALCPNEALRQKLNRVELAIENWHNLMPLKSQERSVVKKGAESDVAFVKRVLGPLADCRDLVVINDEAHHAYRKPAELKVSRKEADALGLDLDEATRWIEGLDRIHGQRRIGRCFDLSATPFAPTGKTNTEAGLFDWVVSDFGLYDAIEAGLVKTPRVVIRDDALPNAQTYRSKLYHLYREPEVAEDLNRRGAEPQEALPQLVQEAYTLLGADWRETSERWRAEGHVTPPAMLTVCNRVETAARIEHYFCSGDAYWPELHAPERTLRVDSKVLDKAERGESAGADKAYEARLHAILDAAPIPETRKASLRALKKEELLRAIVDNVGKRGTAGQGVQNVISVAMLSEGWDAKNITHILGLRAFSSQLLCEQVIGRGLRRVSHDTERVVCPDGQERWLFKPEYVNVFGVPLPFFGDTGDGGDPPPPPKPSTQVESIAERAELEIVWPNVVRVDTVVRPELVVDWSQMPPLKLDPARLHVSAELAPALGGAADLSKAVSIDLERLPEEFRLQRLLFLAARKALGAIEHGWRGGRDVLIQQLVRLVEQFFDSDRLEIPSLFHQEPSRKRILFALSIDTLVGHVAAQIQQQNSERLEPVFDPELPIGSTRRMRTWYTTKPCLETIKSQISHAVVDSTWEHYSVTRLEQRAEVVAYAKNDHLGLQILYLWRGSKRRFLPDFVIRLANGKNLIVEIKGEDSEQNRAKRMALDAWVRAVNARGGFGVWCWDVVKAEPARLDDVISHHARMATSSEPLGE; encoded by the coding sequence ATGGCTGAAGCGACCGACGCCAGACCCTCACTCATCATCAACTCCCCCTTCGAGCGCCCGACACACCACTGGCGTCGCGCCGGCGACAGCCGGCTGGAGCTGATCGCGGGCCGTCGCTCCGCCGGTTACGAAATCTTCGACACCCGCAACAACACCGTGCGCACGGTCGATCTGGAGCTGGTCAACCGTATCCGCGAGCGCCTGGACAACTGGCGTGCGGCGGACTATCCAGGCGTGACCGCCATCACACGCCAACTGCTCGAACACTGGCGCGATCCCGACTCCAGCCGCTCGAATGCGCTCTACTTCTGCCAGCTCGAAGCCATCGAAACCCTGATCTGGCACGTCGAGGCCGCCGCCGAGTTCAAACAGGGGCTGGCCATTCCTGGCGATGGCGGCCCCTGGGAACGGCTGTGCAACAAGATGGCCACCGGCACCGGCAAGACGACCGTGATGGCCATGATCATCGTCTGGCAGGTGCTCAATGCCCTGACCTATCCCAAGCGCCGGCGCGACTTCTCGCATGCGGTCTTCATCGTCACGCCGGGGCTGACGGTCAAGGAACGGCTCCAGGTGTTGCGCCCCGGTCATCCCGACAATTATTACGACGCCTTCGCGCTCTGCCCGAACGAAGCCCTGCGTCAGAAGCTCAACCGGGTCGAGCTGGCAATCGAGAACTGGCACAACCTGATGCCGCTCAAGTCCCAGGAGCGCTCGGTGGTCAAGAAGGGCGCGGAAAGCGACGTTGCTTTCGTCAAGCGCGTGCTCGGACCGCTGGCCGACTGCCGCGATCTGGTCGTCATCAACGACGAGGCCCACCACGCCTATCGCAAACCGGCCGAACTCAAGGTCAGCCGCAAGGAGGCCGACGCACTGGGGCTGGATCTCGATGAGGCCACGCGCTGGATCGAGGGGTTGGACCGCATCCACGGACAACGGCGCATCGGACGCTGTTTCGATCTCTCGGCCACGCCCTTTGCCCCAACCGGCAAGACCAATACCGAGGCTGGACTGTTCGACTGGGTAGTCTCGGACTTCGGACTCTATGACGCCATCGAGGCCGGTCTGGTCAAGACCCCGCGCGTGGTCATCCGCGACGACGCCCTGCCCAACGCCCAGACCTACCGCTCCAAGCTCTACCATCTCTATCGTGAACCCGAGGTGGCCGAGGATCTGAACCGCCGTGGCGCCGAACCGCAGGAAGCCTTGCCGCAACTGGTTCAGGAGGCTTACACCCTGCTGGGGGCCGACTGGCGCGAAACATCGGAGCGCTGGCGAGCCGAAGGGCATGTCACGCCGCCGGCAATGCTGACGGTGTGCAACCGCGTGGAGACCGCTGCGCGCATCGAGCACTATTTCTGCTCCGGCGATGCCTACTGGCCGGAACTGCACGCTCCCGAACGCACGCTGCGCGTCGATTCCAAGGTACTGGACAAGGCCGAGCGCGGCGAGAGTGCCGGCGCCGACAAGGCGTATGAGGCGCGACTGCACGCGATCCTGGACGCCGCTCCGATTCCCGAGACACGCAAAGCCTCGCTGCGCGCGCTGAAAAAGGAGGAGCTGCTGCGCGCCATCGTCGACAACGTCGGCAAGCGCGGCACGGCGGGGCAGGGCGTTCAGAACGTCATCTCGGTCGCCATGCTCTCGGAAGGCTGGGACGCCAAGAACATCACCCACATCCTGGGACTGCGCGCCTTCAGCAGTCAGTTGCTGTGCGAGCAGGTCATCGGGCGCGGCCTGCGTCGGGTGTCGCACGATACCGAGCGGGTCGTGTGTCCGGACGGCCAGGAGCGTTGGCTGTTCAAGCCCGAGTATGTGAACGTTTTTGGGGTGCCGCTTCCCTTTTTCGGCGACACGGGTGACGGCGGCGATCCACCGCCGCCGCCGAAACCCAGCACTCAGGTCGAGTCCATCGCCGAGCGCGCCGAGCTGGAGATCGTCTGGCCGAACGTGGTGCGCGTCGATACCGTGGTCCGTCCTGAGCTGGTCGTGGACTGGTCGCAGATGCCGCCGCTCAAGCTCGACCCGGCCCGGCTCCATGTCAGTGCCGAACTGGCACCGGCTCTGGGCGGCGCGGCCGATCTGTCCAAGGCGGTGTCCATCGACCTGGAACGGCTGCCCGAGGAATTCCGGCTGCAACGCCTGCTGTTCCTCGCCGCGCGCAAGGCGCTGGGCGCCATTGAGCACGGCTGGCGCGGTGGGCGTGACGTGCTCATTCAGCAACTGGTGCGGCTGGTCGAGCAGTTCTTCGACTCCGACCGACTTGAGATCCCGTCGCTGTTCCACCAAGAACCGTCCCGTAAGCGCATCCTGTTCGCGCTGTCAATCGATACTCTCGTCGGTCACGTCGCCGCACAGATCCAGCAGCAGAACAGCGAGCGTCTGGAGCCGGTGTTCGATCCCGAACTACCCATCGGCTCGACCCGTCGGATGCGCACCTGGTATACGACCAAGCCGTGTCTGGAGACGATCAAATCCCAGATCAGTCATGCCGTCGTCGACAGCACTTGGGAGCACTACAGCGTCACCCGGCTGGAACAACGCGCCGAGGTCGTCGCCTATGCCAAGAACGATCATCTGGGACTCCAGATCCTCTATCTGTGGCGCGGCAGCAAGCGACGCTTCCTGCCGGACTTCGTGATCCGGCTGGCCAACGGCAAAAATTTGATCGTCGAGATCAAGGGCGAGGACTCGGAGCAGAACCGCGCCAAGCGGATGGCGCTCGACGCCTGGGTGCGCGCGGTCAATGCGCGCGGCGGGTTCGGCGTCTGGTGCTGGGATGTGGTCAAAGCCGAGCCGGCGCGGCTGGACGATGTGATCTCGCATCACGCCCGGATGGCGACATCGAGCGAACCGCTTGGCGAATGA
- a CDS encoding ArnT family glycosyltransferase yields the protein MNTDALPMKDAAPNGWRGAMRRVMTSPALLALVVVLSFFWQLGAMPLYDLDEGAFTEATREMLASGNYITPHRDGEPRYDKPVLIYWLQAASTQTVGFDEFGLRLPSALAASVWVLALWFFVRERLDAPTATVAGLALALSLQVSLIGKAAVADALLNLFIALTFFEIYRYWQALDFKSGRRFVRRAYLWMGLGFLTKGPVAVFFPVVVSLLFVLSSLRWSKASALALWYWLRAAVYPLGWLIFLLVAGPWYLAIYLDDGAGFFKSFFLQHNLGRFEGAMHDHGGFPGYYLVMLPVILLPFTGWMLSLFKRYRSAWLDPLDRFLWIWFLVVLVFFSFSGTQLPHYLLYGATPLFILMARHREALTNRWLAFVPPLVFFGLLLVLPFVLDVAMVVSSRPYDVILFEEARHAITLEYGIAALGGLLLTALMLRWSSPPLWRRLVLVGLVQTLVVYGEVAPRVLDTLQAPVKEAALIAKQTQLPTVVYRTSMPSFSVYREAITPNRAPQPGELVFLRVDKLEHLTREHPELDLELVYHRGHVALLRARPGA from the coding sequence ATGAATACAGATGCGCTCCCGATGAAGGACGCCGCGCCCAATGGCTGGCGTGGCGCGATGCGACGGGTGATGACCTCGCCCGCACTGCTGGCCCTGGTGGTGGTCCTGAGCTTCTTCTGGCAACTGGGCGCGATGCCGCTCTACGATCTCGACGAGGGCGCCTTCACCGAAGCCACGCGCGAGATGCTCGCCAGCGGCAACTACATCACGCCGCACCGCGACGGCGAGCCGCGCTACGACAAGCCGGTGCTCATCTACTGGCTCCAGGCCGCCTCGACCCAGACGGTCGGCTTCGACGAATTCGGGTTGCGCCTGCCTTCGGCGCTGGCCGCAAGCGTCTGGGTGCTGGCGCTGTGGTTCTTCGTGCGTGAGCGTCTGGATGCGCCGACGGCGACCGTGGCCGGGCTGGCGCTGGCGCTCAGTCTCCAAGTGTCGCTGATCGGCAAGGCGGCGGTGGCCGATGCCTTGCTCAACCTCTTCATCGCGCTGACGTTTTTCGAGATCTATCGCTACTGGCAGGCGCTCGACTTCAAATCCGGCCGGCGCTTCGTACGGCGCGCCTATCTGTGGATGGGACTCGGTTTTCTGACCAAGGGGCCGGTCGCGGTCTTCTTCCCTGTGGTCGTCAGCCTGCTGTTCGTGCTGTCGAGCCTCCGCTGGTCGAAAGCCAGTGCGCTGGCGCTCTGGTACTGGCTGCGCGCCGCCGTCTATCCGCTCGGCTGGTTGATCTTTCTGCTGGTGGCCGGTCCCTGGTATCTGGCCATCTATCTCGACGACGGCGCCGGATTCTTCAAGAGTTTCTTCCTACAGCACAACCTCGGTCGCTTCGAGGGAGCCATGCACGATCACGGCGGCTTCCCCGGCTATTACCTGGTCATGCTGCCGGTCATCCTGCTGCCGTTCACCGGCTGGATGCTGAGTCTGTTCAAGCGCTACCGCTCGGCCTGGCTCGATCCACTCGATCGTTTCCTCTGGATCTGGTTCCTGGTGGTGCTGGTCTTCTTCTCGTTCTCCGGGACGCAGCTTCCGCACTATCTGCTCTATGGCGCCACGCCGCTGTTCATCCTCATGGCGCGCCATCGCGAGGCGCTGACCAATCGCTGGCTGGCGTTCGTACCGCCGCTGGTGTTCTTCGGGTTGCTGCTGGTTCTGCCGTTCGTCCTGGATGTCGCCATGGTGGTGTCCAGCCGGCCCTATGACGTCATTCTGTTCGAGGAGGCGCGGCACGCGATCACACTCGAATACGGCATCGCCGCCCTGGGTGGGCTGCTGCTGACGGCTCTGATGCTGCGCTGGTCGAGTCCGCCGCTGTGGCGGCGGCTGGTGCTGGTGGGGCTGGTGCAGACGCTGGTGGTCTATGGCGAGGTGGCGCCGCGCGTACTCGACACGCTCCAGGCGCCGGTGAAGGAGGCGGCGTTGATCGCCAAGCAGACACAGTTGCCGACCGTGGTCTATCGCACCTCGATGCCAAGCTTCAGTGTCTATCGCGAGGCGATCACGCCCAATCGCGCGCCGCAACCGGGCGAGCTGGTGTTCCTGCGCGTCGACAAACTCGAACATCTGACACGTGAGCATCCCGAGCTGGATCTGGAGCTGGTTTACCATCGCGGACATGTGGCCCTGCTGCGAGCGCGGCCGGGCGCTTGA
- a CDS encoding flavohemoglobin expression-modulating QEGLA motif protein, translated as MTNATEREQERIRAVNRVLHGACRPLRILRTVAWAPEVKETFLAQGGRELPNVTYAAFDPAPTIEAVREARRQIVPVTTIDLWLDRQANAIELSARMLAAVGTSGFFEYGRQLYGEPTAPLRYVPITPLDLAQSVLDTIRNLDHIALNTAPPSYHTAEEVAQSLGQAVRAHFGDQAPAIELVDRLSANALATSRAIRIRQGARFTDRDLIQLLHHEAYIHVATSLNGQAQTDLPLLAAGHPGTTRTQEGLAVFAEVISGSIELDRLRRLADRVLAIQMAIEGADFLEVYRYFLERTDDPDQSFENARRVFRGGVITGGAPFTKDLVYLLGLLQVDNFIRAGFAAGRADCLHLLFCGKLDLFDIPALCELYALGLCRPPRFLPPWISDPRYLLAMLTFSVFTSRVSLESIVDVARKLLDSAPVVRMPADDGLTD; from the coding sequence ATGACGAACGCGACCGAACGTGAGCAGGAGCGCATCCGTGCCGTCAATCGCGTGTTGCACGGAGCATGCCGGCCACTGCGTATCCTGCGAACGGTTGCCTGGGCGCCGGAAGTGAAGGAGACCTTTCTGGCCCAGGGAGGGCGCGAACTGCCCAATGTGACCTACGCCGCCTTCGATCCCGCACCGACGATCGAAGCCGTGCGCGAGGCACGGCGCCAGATCGTGCCGGTCACGACCATCGATCTCTGGCTCGACCGTCAGGCCAATGCCATCGAACTGAGCGCACGGATGCTGGCGGCAGTCGGTACGTCAGGATTCTTCGAGTACGGTCGCCAGCTCTATGGCGAGCCGACCGCACCCCTACGCTATGTCCCCATCACGCCGCTCGATCTGGCGCAGAGCGTGCTCGACACCATCCGCAATCTGGACCACATCGCGCTCAACACGGCGCCGCCGAGCTATCACACGGCCGAGGAGGTCGCCCAGAGTCTGGGGCAGGCCGTCAGAGCCCACTTCGGAGATCAAGCGCCGGCCATCGAGCTGGTCGACCGGCTCTCGGCCAATGCGCTCGCGACCTCGCGCGCCATCCGCATTCGACAGGGGGCGCGCTTCACCGACCGCGACCTCATCCAGCTCCTGCATCACGAGGCCTATATCCACGTTGCCACCTCGCTCAACGGTCAGGCTCAGACTGACCTGCCGTTGCTGGCGGCCGGGCATCCGGGCACCACGCGCACCCAGGAGGGACTGGCCGTCTTCGCGGAGGTCATCAGCGGCTCGATCGAGCTCGACCGCCTGCGTCGCCTGGCCGATCGGGTGCTGGCGATCCAGATGGCGATCGAGGGGGCGGATTTCCTGGAGGTCTATCGCTATTTCCTGGAGCGCACCGACGACCCGGATCAGTCGTTCGAAAACGCGCGGCGGGTCTTTCGCGGTGGCGTCATCACGGGTGGCGCGCCCTTTACCAAGGATCTGGTCTATCTGCTGGGGTTGCTCCAGGTCGACAACTTCATCCGTGCCGGTTTCGCGGCCGGACGCGCCGACTGTCTCCATCTGCTGTTCTGCGGCAAGCTCGATCTGTTCGACATCCCCGCGCTGTGCGAGCTCTATGCGCTGGGTCTGTGCCGTCCGCCGCGCTTTCTGCCGCCGTGGATCAGCGATCCGCGCTATCTGTTGGCCATGCTGACTTTCTCGGTCTTTACGAGTCGTGTGAGTCTGGAATCGATCGTTGATGTGGCGCGCAAATTGCTAGACAGCGCCCCGGTTGTGCGCATGCCTGCCGATGATGGGCTGACGGACTGA
- a CDS encoding O-acetylhomoserine aminocarboxypropyltransferase/cysteine synthase family protein: protein MKIETLAIHAGFEPDPATKSVATPIYQTTSYAFDDTQHGADLFDLKVAGNIYTRIMNPTSDVLEKRVSALEGGVGALALASGMAAVTNSILTLAQAGDNIIAVSTLYGGSYNLFAHTLPRLGIQVRFAAPNDIEGMAAQIDARTKAVFCESIGNPAGNVADIAPMADMAHAHGVPLIVDNTVPTPYLCRPFEHGADIVVHALTKYMGGHGTTIGGALVDSGRFPWAEHAERFSLLNEPDISYHGVVYTETMGEAAYIARARVVPLRNMGAAISPFNSFLILQGIETLPVRMDRHCENAIAVANYLQDHPKVAWVRYAGLPDSPDYPLVQRYMDGARASSILSFGIKGGRETGGRFIDALKLTVRLVNIGDAKTLACHPATTTHRQLSPEELKRAGVSEDLIRLSIGIEHIDDIIEDLDQALAAAG from the coding sequence ATGAAGATCGAAACCCTGGCCATCCATGCCGGTTTTGAGCCTGATCCAGCCACCAAATCGGTGGCGACACCCATCTATCAGACCACCAGCTATGCGTTCGACGATACCCAGCATGGCGCGGATCTGTTCGATCTCAAAGTGGCGGGCAACATCTACACCCGCATCATGAACCCGACCAGCGACGTATTGGAAAAGCGCGTCTCGGCTCTTGAAGGGGGTGTCGGCGCTCTGGCGTTGGCCTCGGGCATGGCGGCCGTGACCAATTCCATCCTGACCCTGGCCCAGGCGGGGGACAATATCATCGCGGTGTCGACACTCTATGGCGGCAGCTACAATCTTTTTGCGCATACCTTGCCGCGTCTGGGAATCCAGGTCCGTTTCGCCGCACCCAACGACATCGAGGGCATGGCGGCCCAGATCGATGCGCGCACCAAGGCCGTCTTCTGCGAATCCATCGGCAATCCTGCCGGAAACGTCGCCGATATCGCACCGATGGCCGATATGGCGCATGCGCATGGCGTGCCGCTGATCGTCGACAATACAGTGCCCACGCCTTATCTGTGCCGGCCGTTCGAGCACGGAGCCGATATCGTGGTTCATGCGCTCACCAAGTACATGGGCGGGCACGGAACCACCATCGGCGGCGCCCTGGTCGACTCGGGACGCTTTCCCTGGGCCGAACACGCCGAGCGGTTTTCGCTGCTCAACGAGCCGGACATCTCGTATCACGGCGTGGTCTATACCGAGACGATGGGGGAGGCCGCCTATATCGCGCGTGCCCGTGTCGTACCGCTGCGCAACATGGGCGCGGCCATCTCGCCGTTCAACAGCTTCCTGATCCTTCAGGGCATCGAGACGTTGCCGGTGCGCATGGATCGACATTGCGAGAACGCCATCGCTGTCGCCAATTACCTCCAAGACCATCCCAAGGTCGCCTGGGTGCGTTACGCCGGGCTGCCGGACAGCCCGGATTATCCGCTGGTCCAGAGATACATGGATGGCGCCAGGGCAAGTTCGATCCTGTCGTTCGGCATCAAGGGCGGACGCGAAACCGGGGGGCGCTTCATCGATGCGCTCAAACTTACCGTGCGGCTGGTCAATATCGGCGATGCCAAGACATTGGCCTGTCATCCGGCGACGACGACGCATCGTCAGTTGTCGCCCGAGGAGCTGAAGCGCGCCGGCGTCTCCGAGGATTTGATTCGACTCTCGATCGGTATCGAGCATATCGACGATATCATCGAAGATCTGGATCAGGCGCTCGCGGCGGCGGGGTGA
- the pgsA gene encoding CDP-diacylglycerol--glycerol-3-phosphate 3-phosphatidyltransferase, whose protein sequence is MWNLPNILTLLRIALIPVFVVVFYLDSVWAPYAAAAVFGAAALTDWLDGYLARKWDQTSPLGAFLDPVADKLMVAVALVVLLQADPRILIALPVIVIIGREITVSALREWMAEIGARAAVAVSALGKIKTTAQMISIVILILRDSVFGPWTYGLGVVLLYVAALLTLWSMVLYLVSAWPSLSGRADQSNKRQPK, encoded by the coding sequence ATGTGGAACCTGCCGAACATCTTGACGCTGCTGCGGATCGCGCTGATCCCGGTGTTCGTCGTCGTCTTCTATCTCGACTCGGTCTGGGCGCCCTATGCGGCGGCGGCCGTCTTCGGCGCGGCGGCCCTGACCGACTGGCTCGACGGCTATCTGGCGCGCAAATGGGATCAGACCTCGCCGCTCGGCGCCTTTCTCGATCCGGTCGCCGACAAGCTGATGGTGGCCGTGGCGCTGGTGGTGCTGTTGCAGGCCGATCCGCGGATACTGATCGCCTTGCCGGTGATCGTCATCATCGGGCGCGAGATCACGGTCTCGGCGTTGCGCGAGTGGATGGCCGAGATCGGCGCGCGCGCGGCGGTGGCCGTCTCGGCGCTCGGCAAGATCAAGACCACGGCCCAGATGATCTCGATCGTGATCCTGATCCTGCGCGACTCGGTGTTCGGTCCCTGGACCTATGGATTGGGCGTGGTGCTGCTCTATGTCGCGGCCCTTCTCACGCTCTGGTCGATGGTGCTATACTTAGTTTCCGCTTGGCCCAGCCTGTCGGGGCGAGCGGATCAGTCGAACAAACGTCAGCCAAAATAA
- the uvrC gene encoding excinuclease ABC subunit UvrC, giving the protein MTRASEAPTDPRRRLNDLPTGPGVYRMLDAGGTVLYVGKAKNLKRRVSSYFGRTLTPRHARLVSLIADIDVTVTRTEGEALLLESQLIKSLQPRFNVLLRDDKSYPYIQLTTQDDYPRLTFYRGPRQTDGRLFGPYPSAWAVRETLQILQKLFPVRQCEDGFFRHRSRPCLQYQIKRCSAPCVGLVTPEQYAEDVARTAKFLDGRAGEVIDELIGAMETASAALEFERAAQYRDRIQALRRVLERQSVIGEDGDLDLIACAREADVWCVQVFVVRRGRHLGNTAFFPKAPADTEESALLAGFLAQFYAMHEVPDTLILSTRPDEAEILHAALAERAGRTVRLQVDVRGERARWLDMARDNARFALQQRLGSQAGYARRLESLREALELADRPERMECFDISHTQGEHTVASCVVFDGEGARKSDYRRFNITGITPGDDYAALDQALTRRYTRVGQGEYPIPDLILIDGGRGQLAAVDEALQELGLHGLNLVGVSKGPDRRPGAERLWLLGREVPVILPSDSPAMHLIQQIRDEAHRFAITGHRQRRAKARATSALEDIPGLGPKRRQRLLKHFGGLRGLERAGIDDIAGVEGISRPLAQRIHAAFHRDQA; this is encoded by the coding sequence ATGACCCGTGCATCTGAAGCGCCCACCGACCCGCGCCGACGGCTGAACGATCTGCCCACCGGCCCCGGTGTCTACCGGATGCTCGACGCCGGTGGAACGGTGCTCTATGTCGGCAAGGCCAAGAATCTCAAGCGCCGGGTCTCCAGCTATTTCGGGCGCACGCTCACGCCGCGTCACGCGCGTCTGGTCAGTCTGATCGCTGACATCGACGTCACCGTCACCCGCACCGAGGGTGAGGCACTACTGCTGGAGAGCCAGCTCATCAAGTCGCTCCAGCCGCGCTTCAATGTGCTGCTGCGCGACGACAAGAGCTATCCCTACATCCAGCTCACCACCCAGGACGACTATCCGCGCCTGACCTTCTACCGCGGCCCGCGTCAGACCGATGGCCGGCTGTTCGGACCCTATCCGAGCGCCTGGGCGGTGCGCGAGACGCTGCAGATCCTGCAAAAGCTGTTTCCGGTGCGCCAGTGCGAGGACGGTTTCTTCCGCCATCGCTCGCGCCCCTGTCTCCAGTATCAGATCAAGCGCTGTAGTGCGCCCTGCGTGGGTCTGGTCACGCCCGAGCAGTACGCCGAGGACGTGGCGCGCACCGCTAAGTTTCTCGACGGACGCGCCGGCGAGGTGATCGATGAGCTGATCGGCGCCATGGAGACGGCCTCGGCGGCGCTGGAATTCGAGCGCGCGGCCCAGTATCGCGACCGCATCCAGGCCCTGCGCCGGGTGCTGGAGCGCCAGTCGGTCATCGGCGAGGACGGTGATCTCGATCTCATCGCCTGTGCGCGCGAGGCCGATGTCTGGTGCGTGCAGGTGTTCGTGGTGCGGCGCGGACGCCACCTCGGCAACACCGCCTTCTTCCCCAAGGCTCCGGCGGACACGGAGGAATCGGCGCTGCTGGCCGGTTTCCTGGCCCAGTTCTATGCCATGCACGAGGTTCCGGACACCCTGATCCTGAGCACGCGACCGGACGAGGCCGAGATCCTGCACGCGGCGCTCGCCGAGCGGGCGGGGCGGACGGTTCGGCTTCAGGTCGATGTGCGTGGCGAGCGCGCCCGCTGGCTGGACATGGCGCGTGACAATGCACGCTTCGCGCTCCAGCAGCGGCTCGGCAGTCAGGCCGGCTATGCGCGGCGGCTGGAGTCGCTGCGCGAGGCGCTGGAACTGGCAGACCGGCCGGAGCGGATGGAATGCTTCGACATCAGTCACACCCAGGGCGAGCACACCGTGGCTTCATGCGTGGTCTTCGACGGCGAGGGCGCGCGCAAGTCCGACTATCGGCGCTTCAACATCACCGGCATCACGCCGGGCGACGACTATGCCGCACTCGATCAGGCGCTGACGCGCCGTTACACGCGCGTGGGGCAGGGCGAATATCCGATCCCGGATCTGATCCTGATCGACGGTGGACGCGGTCAGCTCGCCGCCGTCGACGAGGCGCTCCAGGAACTGGGTCTGCATGGCCTGAATCTGGTCGGCGTCTCCAAGGGGCCGGATCGACGCCCAGGCGCCGAGCGCCTTTGGTTGTTGGGCCGGGAGGTGCCCGTTATACTGCCGAGCGACTCGCCGGCCATGCACCTGATCCAGCAGATCCGCGACGAGGCCCACCGCTTCGCGATCACCGGCCATCGTCAGCGTCGCGCCAAGGCGCGCGCGACCTCGGCGCTGGAGGACATCCCCGGACTCGGCCCCAAACGCCGTCAGCGTCTGCTCAAACACTTCGGCGGACTGCGCGGTCTGGAGCGCGCCGGGATCGACGACATCGCCGGAGTCGAGGGCATCAGCCGCCCGCTGGCCCAGCGCATTCACGCCGCCTTCCATCGAGACCAAGCCTGA